The Stigmatella aurantiaca DW4/3-1 genome contains the following window.
AGCACCGTCACCGCGGAGAGCAGCAGGGCCCGGGACACCGGGCCCCCGGACGGCTTACTTGCCGAGGAGCGGCGCGACGTCCGACTGGAAGGTGTTCTGGGCCTTGCGGATGGCTTCCTGGGCGGCCTCGATTTCGTCCGCGGAGTTGGGGTCCCTGATGGACTCGCGGAAGGGCTCGGGGATGCGGGAAAGGGCAGTGATGGCATCGGTCAGCTCCTGACGGATCCGGGTATCCAGCTCCGGATTCGCGTCCTTCACGAAATCGGCCAGCGAAGGGCCCTTGGCCGTGGCGCCAGGCAGGTGGCCCAGGTAGGCGTTCTGCACGCTGCGGATGTTGTTGGAGAAGTCAGACAGCGAATTGTAGGCGAACTGGCTCTCGACGAGCTCCGGGTCCTTCGCATCATAGGGGTCGGCGATCTTCCCGTTGGCCACTTCGTCGAGGATGTTGACAATCCCTCCCACCATCTCCTCGCCCGCGGTCTGCACGGAAGGGTAGGAGGTGTTGCCGGAGTCCCCCGCGCCCGCGAACACGTTCCGGTAGGGAGGACGCCCGTCGACCGTCTGGGTCCAGGCGTTCGAGAGGGCAGCGCCGATGTTCTTCAGTTGCAAGGTGATGGCCTTGAGGTACTCGAACTCCCGCGGCGTGAAGTCCTGCACCGTCTTCTCGGCGCCCGTGCTGGGGTCGCGCGCGAAGAGGAGGTATTCCACCGTGTGGAAGCCCTTCAGCGTCTCCTCGAGGTTGCCCACGTACTCCGGGGTGAAGGGGGCATTCCCGGCCAGCACCGCGTCCAGGTCCGAGCGGTTCACCGGCCAGCTGTCCATGGCCGGATCATACCCAAAAGAATCCACCGGTCCGAAGAGGAAGCCTTCGCTCTGCTCCCACGGCACCCGGGCAGCGAACCAGGCGTCCCGGGCGGCGGTGAGGCGCTCGGCGCTGGGCGACGCCGCGAGCGCGTTGGAGGCGGTGTCCAGGGCTTCCAGCCGCGCGGCCAGCTGCTGGTAGGTGGGGACGATCACGTCGTCGGCGAAGTGAACGACGATCTGCTTGTCGAAGGTGCTGTCGGTGGGCCCGCTCCCCTCATCATCACTGCAGGACACCAGCACGAGCGCGCTGGTGAGGGCCAGGGAACGAAGCCAGAAGCGGGAGAGGGTCATGTGTGGGTTTCCTTCACGGGTCAGTAGGAGAAGCCAGTGGAGAGCCGGAGGGTGTTCTCGGGCCGGAAGCGGGACGAGTCGTTCAGGCGGCGGTGCCCGAAGTCGAACTTGGCGAAGAACAGGTCCGCCAGCGTGTACGCCGCGCCCACCGTGTAGATGGCGCGGGCGAAGCGGGGGTTGTCGAACAGCTCCGCGCGCGGGTTGAACTGGGAGTCCACGTAGTCGAAGCGCACGTAGGGCTCTACCTTGTGGTCGCTGTTGAGCCCCAGCAGGGGAGACACATTGCGGCCCAGCTCCCCCCAGACCGCCAGGGCGTGCTCGGCCACGGGGGTGCGCGTCACGTTCAGGAAGTTGGACAGGCGCGCGTTGCGCGCGGAGATGTCATCCGCGTTCTGGAGGTTGCCCCAGAGCACCATCGCCTTGGCGCGCCAGGGGCCCTTCACCAGAGACAGGTGCGCATCGAGGATCAGCAGGCCCGCGGGCACATAGCCGCACGGGGCCACCTGGCGGCTGTCGGCATTCTCGCAGGCCTTGACCAGATCGGGCTTGGGCCGGTTGCGCGTCGTGCCGCCGTAGTAGCCCGAGACGCCGAAGACGAGCCCTTCGAAGCGATTGACGTCCGCGCGCAGCACCATCGCCATGTCCCGGGCCCGCGCCATCTCGAAGCGCAGCTGATGCCCTTCGGCCACCCAGCGCTGCGAGTTGAAGGCCGTGGAGTCCAGGCCGTTGACCGCCTGCGCCGTCAGCGTCACCAGGCCCAGGTCCGCCTTGGCCTGAAGTCCCATCTCGTGCCAGGTGTTGGGCAGGATGAGCGTCTCCGCTTCCGAGCGCACCGTGGCCAGATAGTCCGTGGGGCGCGAGTACGCGCTCAGCGTCCCCACCGCCACATAGAAGCGGCCGATCGACAGGGAGAAGCGCTTGCCGAACTTCTTCGTGAGGACGAGCTCCTCCACCATCACCTCGCCGCCCTTTTCCACCTCCACCTCGAACTCGCCGAACTCCTCGTACTCGAGTTCCATCGAGGCGCCCGTTCCGCCGTGCTCGAACTCCACTTCGATCTCGGCTTCGAGGCCGAAGTCGGGCAGCTCCGCCTCCAGCTCCAGCGACAGGCGCGTGGTGTCGAAAGTCATCCGCGAGTCGCGCTGCGAGCCCCCCACGCGGTTCTGGTTCTCACCGTAGTTGTAATAGGTGAATTGCAGATCCCCATAGCCTGACATCTTGAACTCCAGGCGGGGCCGCTTCAGCGCCTTCTCTGCCTGTTCCTCCTTCTCCGCTTCGGTCTCCCCATCCTTGGGGGCAGGGGGATCGGCGAGGGCGGTGGTGGCACACAACAACACGGCAAAGAGCAAGGCAGAGCGCATCGGGCGGCGCGCACCCTAGTCCCAGGAAAACGATTATGCAAACCAGAATCATTGTGAGCCAAAAAGGCCCACCGGGCGAGGAGTCCCGTGGGGCGGCGCGGGGGCTCGGTGGGGTGGCTCAGCGGTGGGGAGGACTCACCACTTGAGTTCTTCCTTGCCGGTCTGGGCGCGCTGTTTCTTGTCGCCGGGGCGCGAGTACGCCGTGAGGGTGGCGCGGACGGCGCCCACGTCCACGGTGCCCACGGCGACGAGCGGCAGGCGGCGCGCGTCATCGGAAATCCAGACGTGGACCTCGCGCCGGATGGTGGGCCTGTCGGTGCGTACCGCCGTGCCCGTCAGGTACCAGGCATCGAACTCGCCGATGGGCAACGAGACGTGCTCACGCTTCTCCACCACGCCCGTCATGCGCCACATCTTGCGGATGCCGTAGACATCGAAGCAGACCGGCAGGCCTTCCTTCAGGGGCAACTGGCGCATCAGATAGATGGCGCCCGCCACATCCAGCCCGTCCTTGTCATACGTGTAGTGATAGCGGCCGGAGCGCTCGCCGATGGTGTAGTCCACCTTGACGGAGCGGTCCTTGGCGCCAAAGGCCACGTCCACCTTGCGCTGCACCTCGTTCTCGGTGGCGTTCTCGGTGTAGCGCGAGGGCCGCAGCGTGCGGGGGTGCAGGTAGCTCACCGCGGAGCCCTTCACGCGCCGCACCTTGGAGAAGAAGGAGTTGGTCTGCACGTCGATCTGCACCGGCAGCACGCCCTTGTCGAGGCGCTGGGTCTTCATCGTCATCTTCCCGGCCTGGGCGCCCATGGCGTCGAGATCGAACTCGAGGTTCTCGCCGGGCATGAACGCCAGGGGGGTGTGCAGGGCGGGAAGGGCGTTGGGGCAGACGGCCACGTTGGTGGAGACCGGGGCCGTCTTCTGGGGGTCGGCGTCCGGGGGGTCATCCTGCCCGGCCCCCTGGGCCTGGGCGGCGGTGGCGAGCAGGATGAGACTGGCCGCGAGGGCTGAGCGCATGGGGGGCATTCTTTCAGAAGAAGCGGGAAACAGTCTCAAGGTCGGACGCCAGGGCGCTTCGCATATTCGGAGGATTCCCAGCGGGCGCGCAGACGGGACGTGAGGGCTTGCCGCACCGTCTCCCATTCTCCCACCCTTTGCTCGATGTCGTATCCCGAGCGGGTGAGCCGCCGTGCCAGGGCGCGCGCGGTGTCCTCGTCGCCGAGCTTGGCCAGCAGGTGCAGGTACTCATAGTCCTCCAGGCCGTCGCGCAGGTGCTTGAGCCGCAGGGAGACCACGGGCTGGTGCGCCTGGGTGCCCAGGCGCTTTGGGGTTCCCGGGTAGAAGAGGGTGCCGTCGCCGTTGCCGCCGAACTCGAAGAGGCCCTTCCAGGGGTCCTGCGTGTTGTAGGCGTAGACGGTGTCGAAATAGAGCTCGCCGTCCACCCCGGTGAGGAAGGCCAGGGGCCCCATGGCCCGGTTGAGGGGGGCGGGGTGGTCCACCATGTAGGAGGCCCAGCCGGTATAGGCCCGCTCGGTGGCGGCCTCTGGAATGGGGCCGCCGTTGCAGCCGTGGGAGTTGCAGCTCTGGTACCACCACACCTTGGCGTTGGCGGGGAGGCGAGAGCGGAGCTTCGACAGGGGCAGGACGTTGCGGCACGTCTGAGGGCCCGGGCGCGGGAAGAAGCAGTTGAGGGTCGGGGTGAGGATGTCCGCCGTTCCTTGCAGGGCGTCATCCAGCGGTGAAGTCACCAGCACGGGGATCTTGCCGGCCGCGCGCACCCGCTTCGACTGCGCGCGCACCAGCGGGACGTCCTCCGGCTTCGGCTCGTCCTTGGCATAGAAGAAGAGCTGGGCGGGCCAGCCCTTGCTCTGGAAGTGCTCGGCGAAGGCCCGGTAGTACGCCACCTTCTCCTCGTCCGTGCTCGCCTTGCGGTTGTCGCGCACGTCCGAGGTGGTGAAGCGGGCACCGGAGGGCAGCAGGGTGCCGTCGAAGTAAGGAGCCATCTCCTCGTCGTATGCGCGGAAATCCACCACCGCGCGGCCGTTCTCGAAGCGCACCGGCGGGGCCTCCATGCTCAGGCCGTGGGCGCTGACACGGTGCTCCAGCAAGGTCCGCGCGTAGTCGCGCAGCAGCGCGTGCGCCTCGGGAGACTCCGGGGACAGGCCATGTCCCCGGGAGATGCTGTACAGGGAGATGCCAAAGCTCGTCGGCAGCGAGGCCGTGGCGGGCAGCACGAAGGGCTGCACCTCCACGGTGAAGGGCACGGCCGCCATCGCCTTCGTGTCCGCCTTCACGTGCAGCTCGCCCCGGTACTTTCCGGGCGCCTGCGTCTCGGGGGCGCACACTTCCACGTAGAGGACGGTGGGCAGGGACGGCTCTCCCGGCGTCTCCACCGGAACGAGCGCATCTGGCCAGGGCCCCGTTCGCCCCTGGCTGTTGGACGGTGTCTTCACGTCCAGGAAGGCCTCACGCCAGACGGAGGCCTTCAGCGCAGCGCCTTCTCCACTCAGCGTCAGCGGCTGGGCCGTGACGCGCTGGATGTTGCCGGGGAGGACGACCTGCGCGGCCTCGCACTCGCCCCGGGCCACGCTCAGCTTGGCCTCGGCGCGGCCTTCCACCGCGGCGCCGGGCCGGACCTTGATCAGTGGAGACACCACCTTCGGCTCCGGAGATGCGGCCAGCACCGCCGTGAGCACCCACGCCCATCCTGCTCCCATCTGTCCCCCTTTGGCGGTCTAGCCGCCCGTCGTACTGGCCACCTGATTGACCGTCAGCAGACGGCCCGGTTTGTATTCGGTGATCTCCGCCACGACGGTGCCCAGGACGAAGTCCGCCTCGAGCCGCACCGGCACGTGGCTGGGGTCCGTCGTGAAGTACAGGGTGATGTCGCGGCGGGTCTGGAGCTTCTCGGAGAAATCCGTCTGGACCGTCACGCGGAACACTTCCCGCGCGCCCAGCGCCGTCTTCATCTGTTCACGGCCTTCTACCTTCGCGCGCATGACGAAGCTCTTGTTGCCGGTGAAGACGGGCGAGGCGTACTCCCGGCCCTCGGCGAGCCCCTGCCGGCGCAGCGCGAAGGCCGCGCTCGCCACGTCCATGGAGCCCTCGGGCAGCTCGTGGGTGGACTCGCTGGGCTGGGTGCCTTCCTTTTGCCGGATGACGTGCGCGGACTTGCCATCCGCGTTCATCTGGATGCGCTGCCGGCGCCGCTTGTGGTTCTCCTCGGCGAAGAAGTCGCTGCCGAGCGAGCGCTGGCCGTCCTCTCCCCAGTAGGTGACGAACTTGTCCTTGATGGGCCACGCGCTCATCATCGGATCGGTCCTCGCCAGCGAGATGATGGGCCATACCTTCTGCCCCCACTGCTGCATGGGCGCGCCCACGGTGATCTGCGCCGTGCCGGTGGTCACCCCCAGGTACTGGACGCGGTAGAGCGCCTGCTCACCCGGGCCAAAGGAGGGGTTGCCCTGCTGTGCCAAGGCGGTGCCCCCCATCATCAGAAGTCCGGACAGCAATCCCGTCATCGCACCTGCGAACTGCTTGCGCATTGTCTTGAGCTCCCTCGCTCGGGATCCTGCCCTCCGGTGAGCCGGTAGGGCGAAGAATGTAGGCAGCCAGCCTGCGCGCCGCCAACCGCCTCCCCCAATCGTCGCCAGAAGCGGACCATTCCCTGGACGGCCATTCTCCCCGGGCATTCAAAGGCGGCACGCCCAGGGGTAGGAGCGTGTGGCAGTGGGGTTGCTCCGCTGCTAGCCTGGGACGGCAGTGCTCAGGCAGTGCTCGATCGAGGAGGGTTGGCGCATGGATTTCGAGGATGACGACAACAAGGGGAGCAAGGGGAAGGGCCGCAGTGGCAAGCCGATCAAGGAGTTCGACTGTCCGACGTGCAACGCCAACAACCCCACGGACGAGCCCATCACCGATGGGGTGGAGCTGCGCTGTAACTATTGTGGAAATGACTTTCTGGTGACCATCAACGACAGCGGACGGCTCAAGTTCAAGGAGCTGTAGCCGCGGGGGCGGGGCCTCAGTCCCGCTCGCCAAAGATGGCCGTCCCGACGCGCACGAGCGTGGCCCCCTCTTCGATGGCCTGCTCGAAGTCGTGGGTCGTCCCCATGGAGAGGCCCGAGAGCCCGTGCTCGCGGGCCAGTTCCCGCAGCCGCCGGAAGTGGCCTCGCGCCTGCTCCGGGTCCGGGGTGGGCGGGGGCAGCGCCATCAACCCTTCCAGCCGGAGGCCGGGCAGGACGCGGGCCTCGTCCACGAAGGCCCCCAGCGCTTCGGGCGTGAGGCCGCTCTTGCTCTGCTCGCCGCCGAGGTTCACTTCGACATAGCAGGGCAGGGGGGCTTCGAGCCGCCGCTTGGACAGCTCCCGGGCCACCTCCATCCGGTCGAGCGCGTGAAAGGACTGGGCCACCCGGGCCACGTACTTGGCCTTGTTCGTTTGAAGGGGGCCGATGGCATGCCAGCGAAGTCCCGCCAGATCCTCCAGCTCGGTGGCCTTGTCCCGCAGCTCCTGGGCGTAGTTCTCCCCGAAGTCCCGCTGGCCCGCCGCGTACGCTTCGCGGATGAGCGCGCCGGGCTTGAGCTTGGACACGGCGATGAGCGTCACCGACTCCACGGGCCGCCCCACGCGCGCGCAGGCCGAGGCCACCCGGGCCTGGATGTCCGCCAGCCGCTCCGCGACCTGGCTCATGGAGCGCTCCAAGGCAGGCGCATGCCCGAGCGCTTCAGCAGCTCCAGGGTTTCCCCCAGGGGCAGGCCGATGACGTTGGTGGGGCTGCCGTCCAGCGAGGCCACGAGAAACCCGCCGCGCCCCTGCACGGCGTAGGCGCCCGCTTTGTCCAGGGGCTCGCCGGTGCCCACGTACCAGTCGATCTCCCCGTCCGAGAGTGTCCGGAACGTGACGCCGGTGCGCACCACCGTGGCGGCCTCGGCGCGCCCCGCGAGCGCGACGCCCGTATAGACCGCATGGGTCTGTCCCGAGAGCCGGCGGAGCATGTG
Protein-coding sequences here:
- a CDS encoding YggS family pyridoxal phosphate-dependent enzyme; its protein translation is MSQVAERLADIQARVASACARVGRPVESVTLIAVSKLKPGALIREAYAAGQRDFGENYAQELRDKATELEDLAGLRWHAIGPLQTNKAKYVARVAQSFHALDRMEVARELSKRRLEAPLPCYVEVNLGGEQSKSGLTPEALGAFVDEARVLPGLRLEGLMALPPPTPDPEQARGHFRRLRELAREHGLSGLSMGTTHDFEQAIEEGATLVRVGTAIFGERD
- a CDS encoding Maf family protein; this translates as MSTLEDPTSLVLASASPRRRDLLSQLGLRFHVAAADLDETPLRGEAADTYVLRLARAKAHAVAERFPEAWVLAADTTVALGPELLGKPADPGEARHMLRRLSGQTHAVYTGVALAGRAEAATVVRTGVTFRTLSDGEIDWYVGTGEPLDKAGAYAVQGRGGFLVASLDGSPTNVIGLPLGETLELLKRSGMRLPWSAP
- a CDS encoding DUF3108 domain-containing protein; protein product: MRKQFAGAMTGLLSGLLMMGGTALAQQGNPSFGPGEQALYRVQYLGVTTGTAQITVGAPMQQWGQKVWPIISLARTDPMMSAWPIKDKFVTYWGEDGQRSLGSDFFAEENHKRRRQRIQMNADGKSAHVIRQKEGTQPSESTHELPEGSMDVASAAFALRRQGLAEGREYASPVFTGNKSFVMRAKVEGREQMKTALGAREVFRVTVQTDFSEKLQTRRDITLYFTTDPSHVPVRLEADFVLGTVVAEITEYKPGRLLTVNQVASTTGG
- a CDS encoding imelysin family protein, with protein sequence MTLSRFWLRSLALTSALVLVSCSDDEGSGPTDSTFDKQIVVHFADDVIVPTYQQLAARLEALDTASNALAASPSAERLTAARDAWFAARVPWEQSEGFLFGPVDSFGYDPAMDSWPVNRSDLDAVLAGNAPFTPEYVGNLEETLKGFHTVEYLLFARDPSTGAEKTVQDFTPREFEYLKAITLQLKNIGAALSNAWTQTVDGRPPYRNVFAGAGDSGNTSYPSVQTAGEEMVGGIVNILDEVANGKIADPYDAKDPELVESQFAYNSLSDFSNNIRSVQNAYLGHLPGATAKGPSLADFVKDANPELDTRIRQELTDAITALSRIPEPFRESIRDPNSADEIEAAQEAIRKAQNTFQSDVAPLLGK
- a CDS encoding DUF4091 domain-containing protein translates to MGAGWAWVLTAVLAASPEPKVVSPLIKVRPGAAVEGRAEAKLSVARGECEAAQVVLPGNIQRVTAQPLTLSGEGAALKASVWREAFLDVKTPSNSQGRTGPWPDALVPVETPGEPSLPTVLYVEVCAPETQAPGKYRGELHVKADTKAMAAVPFTVEVQPFVLPATASLPTSFGISLYSISRGHGLSPESPEAHALLRDYARTLLEHRVSAHGLSMEAPPVRFENGRAVVDFRAYDEEMAPYFDGTLLPSGARFTTSDVRDNRKASTDEEKVAYYRAFAEHFQSKGWPAQLFFYAKDEPKPEDVPLVRAQSKRVRAAGKIPVLVTSPLDDALQGTADILTPTLNCFFPRPGPQTCRNVLPLSKLRSRLPANAKVWWYQSCNSHGCNGGPIPEAATERAYTGWASYMVDHPAPLNRAMGPLAFLTGVDGELYFDTVYAYNTQDPWKGLFEFGGNGDGTLFYPGTPKRLGTQAHQPVVSLRLKHLRDGLEDYEYLHLLAKLGDEDTARALARRLTRSGYDIEQRVGEWETVRQALTSRLRARWESSEYAKRPGVRP
- a CDS encoding DUF3108 domain-containing protein, encoding MPPMRSALAASLILLATAAQAQGAGQDDPPDADPQKTAPVSTNVAVCPNALPALHTPLAFMPGENLEFDLDAMGAQAGKMTMKTQRLDKGVLPVQIDVQTNSFFSKVRRVKGSAVSYLHPRTLRPSRYTENATENEVQRKVDVAFGAKDRSVKVDYTIGERSGRYHYTYDKDGLDVAGAIYLMRQLPLKEGLPVCFDVYGIRKMWRMTGVVEKREHVSLPIGEFDAWYLTGTAVRTDRPTIRREVHVWISDDARRLPLVAVGTVDVGAVRATLTAYSRPGDKKQRAQTGKEELKW